In the genome of Raphanus sativus cultivar WK10039 chromosome 4, ASM80110v3, whole genome shotgun sequence, one region contains:
- the LOC108848521 gene encoding omega-hydroxypalmitate O-feruloyl transferase produces MVAENNNKEVKLSASMDNNNNTKESNIRLEVLHKEPALVKPESETPKGPYFLSNLDQNIAVIVRTIYCFKSEERGNEEAVQVIKKALSQVLVHYYPLAGRLTISPEGKLTVDCTEEGVVFVEAEANCKMDEIGDITKPDPETLGKLVYDVVDAKNILEVPPVTAQVTKFKCGGFVLGLCMNHCMFDGIGAMEFVNSWGQVARGLPLTTPPFSDRTILTARNPPKIENLHQEFEEIEDKSSINSLYSKEPTLHRSFCFDPEKIKKLKLQATENSESSLLGNSCTTFEALSAFVWRARTKSLKMLSDQKTKLLFAVDGRAKFEPPLPKGYFGNGIVLTNSICEAGELTEKPLSFAVGLVREAIKMVTDGYMRSAIDYFEVTRARPSLSSTLLITTWSRLGFHTTDFGWGEPVLSGPVALPEKEVTLFLSHGEQRRSINVLLGLPASAMDVFQEQFLQI; encoded by the exons ATG GTTGCagaaaacaacaacaaggaAGTGAAACTCTCTGCTTCAAtggacaacaacaacaacacgaAAGAGTCAAACATTCGTCTCGAGGTTCTTCACAAGGAACCAGCTTTGGTCAAACCCGAATCCGAGACACCAAAGGGTCCTTACTTCTTGTCGAATCTTGATCAGAACATCGCCGTGATCGTCCGTACCATCTACTGTTTCAAATCTGAGGAGAGAGGGAACGAGGAAGCAGTACAAGTGATCAAGAAAGCTTTGAGTCAAGTACTTGTTCATTACTATCCTCTTGCTGGACGTCTCACCATAAGTCCTGAAG GTAAACTCACTGTGGATTGTACTGAAGAAGGAGTTGTGTTCGTGGAAGCCGAAGCAAACTGTAAGATGGATGAGATTGGTGACATCACCAAACCAGACCCTGAAACTTTAGGGAAACTTGTCTACGATGTTGTAGACGCCAAGAATATTCTTGAAGTCCCTCCTGTTACTGCTCAG GTGACTAAATTCAAGTGTGGAGGGTTTGTTCTTGGACTCTGTATGAATCATTGTATGTTCGATGGTATTGGAGCTATGGAGTTCGTTAACTCATGGGGTCAAGTCGCTAGAGGCTTACCGCTAACAACTCCTCCTTTCTCGGACAGAACCATTCTCACCGCTCGAAACCCTCCAAAGATCGAGAATCTTCACCAAGAATTCGAAGAGATCGAAGACAAATCCAGCATCAACTCTCTTTACAGCAAAGAGCCAACTCTCCATAGATCCTTCTGCTTTGACCCCGAGAAAATCAAGAAACTTAAGCTCCAAGCAACAGAGAACAGTGAATCATCTCTCCTCGGCAACTCCTGCACAACTTTCGAAGCTTTATCTGCTTTTGTGTGGAGAGCAAGAACCAAGTCACTGAAGATGCTGAGCGATCAGAAAACGAAGCTTCTCTTCGCCGTCGATGGTAGAGCCAAGTTTGAGCCTCCGCTGCCAAAAGGGTATTTCGGGAATGGGATTGTTCTCACGAACTCGATCTGTGAAGCTGGAGAGCTAACCGAGAAACCTTTGAGTTTCGCTGTGGGTTTAGTAAGAGAAGCGATCAAGATGGTGACTGATGGATACATGAGATCTGCGATTGATTACTTTGAAGTAACAAGAGCGAGACCTTCTCTTTCTTCGACTCTTCTGATCACTACATGGTCGAGATTAGGCTTTCATACCACAGACTTCGGCTGGGGCGAACCGGTTTTGTCCGGTCCAGTAGCTTTGCCTGAGAAAGAAGTGACTCTGTTTTTGTCTCATGGAGAGCAGAGGAGGAGCATCAATGTCCTTCTTGGACTTCCTGCTTCAGCTATGGATGTGTTTCAAGAACAGTTTTTACAGATATAA
- the LOC108848522 gene encoding uncharacterized protein LOC108848522 — MKKILKLVDMEKKLIMLMLLLRLLSLNSLSLAQSPSIPTANITVMGLVYCDVCYNNSFSKHSYFMPGVEVSIVCRFKTASSRTREMLTFSANRTTNELGLYKLDITSVEGVSCAAEDDKDSLMASCQASLIDSSSDSCNVPGYKTTTEQAVFESKMSNLCVYGFTALNYRPFMKNFDLCDKQ, encoded by the exons ATGAAAAAAATTCTGAAGCTTGTGGACATGGAAAAGAAACTGATAATGCTTATGTTGCTTCTGCGACTTCTGTCCTTAAACTCTCTGTCTCTGGCACAGTCCCCATCCATACCAACTGCAAACATCACTGTAATGGGTCTTGTTTATTGCGACGTCTGCTATAACAACAGTTTCTCCAAACACAGCTACTTCATGCCCG gtGTTGAAGTGAGTATAGTCTGCAGATTTAAGACGGCTTCGTCGAGAACTAGAGAGATGCTAACGTTCTCAGCAAATCGAACTACGAACGAGCTTGGACTCTACAAGCTAGACATAACATCTGTGGAAGGCGTTTCTTGTGCCGCCGAAGACGACAAAGATTCTCTAATGGCTTCTTGTCAAGCAAGCTTGATCGACAGCTCCTCGGATTCCTGCAACGTTCCTGGCTACAAAACTACAACGGAACAAGCTGTGTTTGAGTCCAAGATGTCTAATCTCTGTGTCTACGGATTTACCGCTTTGAATTACAGACCGTTTATGAAGAATTTTGACTTGTGTGACAAGCAATAG